From Toxorhynchites rutilus septentrionalis strain SRP chromosome 2, ASM2978413v1, whole genome shotgun sequence, a single genomic window includes:
- the LOC129768034 gene encoding myrosinase 1-like: MSYFLLIILLPLTSSVEGQKEFPDNFKFGVSSSAYQIEGAWSEDGKGESIWDHLVHNHPEKIRDRSNGDVACDSYHLWHRDVEMLKELGVDTYRFSIAWTRIMPTGIGNQVNPKGVEYYNSLINALLANNITPYVVLYHWDLPQRLQEMGGWINRDTIGRFKEYARFAFETFGDRVKWWTTFNEPVQICRESYEQDAMAPGYDFPGIPCYLCAHNLLLAHAETVQLYRLHYQSSQGGKIGISLSSAWAQPRSDSADDREASEMNLQFIIGWFAHPIFSTNGNYPQIMIDRIGNFSAQQGFAKSRLPTFSADEIRQIKESSDFLGFNTYTSYMVHKLDEQNANIFPQPSFNHDSGVVEYPNTSWPETASSWFRVHPKGIYNLLTWIRREYDNPDVFVTENGYSDHGDMRDTNRVEYFKKYMDAVLDAVGEGCNVKGYFAWSLMDNFEWRGGIVERFGLYYVDFNHPNRTRTRKSSAKFYADVIKKRKIDMELMPEPDDYTPYSAAEAVSTRVKPVIIAAMIVYLYKLIY, encoded by the exons ATGTCGTATTTCTTGTTGATAATTTTGCTACCATTAACTAG TTCCGTCGAAGGACAGAAAGAATTTCCAGATAATTTCAAGTTTGGTGTCTCGTCATCTGCCTATCAGATCGAAGGAGCGTGGTCGGAGGATGGCAAGGGGGAATCTATCTGGGATCATCTTGTGCACAATCATCCGGAGAAGATTCGCGACCGATCGAACGGTGATGTAGCTTGCGACAGTTATCATCTC TGGCATCGTGATGTGGAAATGTTAAAGGAACTGGGTGTTGACACCTACCGCTTTTCGATCGCTTGGACGAGAATCATGCCCACGGGTATTGGCAATCAGGTGAACCCTAAGGGCGTTGAATACTATAACAGTCTCATCAACGCTCTGCTGGCGAACAACATTACACCGTATGTGGTTCTGTATCACTGGGATCTTCCCCAACGGCTACAAGAGATGGGAGGTTGGATCAATAGAGATACCATCGGGCGCTTCAAAGAATATGCAAGATTTGCATTTGAGACGTTCGGAGATCGAGTTAAGTGGTGGACGACATTCAATGAACCGGTTCAGATATGTAGAGAATCGTATGAACAGGATGCGATGGCCCCTGGATATGATTTCCCGGGCATACCATGTTATCTTTGCGCCCATAATTTGCTGCTGGCTCATGCAGAAACGGTGCAGCTCTATCGTCTTCATTACCAATCGAGTCAAGGGG GTAAGATTGGGATTTCTTTGAGTTCGGCTTGGGCGCAGCCTAGAAGTGATTCAGCTGACGATCGCGAAGCATCTGAAATGAACTTACAATTCATC ATTGGCTGGTTTGCCCATCCTATCTTCTCTACCAACGGGAACTATCCACAAATCATGATTGATAGGATCGGAAACTTTAGCGCCCAGCAAGGCTTTGCAAAGTCCCGCTTGCCTACATTTAGCGCAGATGAAATACGCCAAATTAAGGAATCATCGGATTTCCTCGGGTTTAACACTTACACATCTTACATGGTACATAAACTGGACGAACAAAATGCGAACATATTTCCCCAACCATCATTTAATCATGATAGTGGAGTGGTAGAATATCCAAATACGAGTTGGCCCGAAACAGCTTCCAGTTGGTTCCGAGTACACCCCAAGGGCATCTACAACTTGTTAACATGGATCCGCAGGGAGTATGACAATCCGGATGTGTTCGTCACCGAGAATGGATACAGTGATCATGGTGACATGAGGGACACAAATCGGGTCgagtatttcaaaaaatacatggacGCAGTATTGGACGCTGTTGGGGAGGGATGCAACGTCAAAGGTTATTTCGCATGGAGTTTGATGGACAATTTTGAATGGCGCGGAGGTATCGTAGAACGGTTTGGTTTATATTACGTCGATTTTAATCACCCAAATAGGACTCGAACCCGGAAGTCATCGGCCAAATTCTACGCGGATGTTatcaaaaaacgtaaaatagaTATGGAATTGATGCCTGAGCCGGATGATTATACACCATACTCAGCTGC